A window of Gemmatimonadota bacterium contains these coding sequences:
- a CDS encoding pyruvate dehydrogenase: protein MPRTPLAGFDWRRIAYNVLVSRALDDVEEATNRNRATVPKDHVVLYQFSARGHDVAQCILGAMIDGRHDAAGAYYRSRPLLLSLGLPLDDALGSPLGRAGGFSDGRDIGVVCNLPNPEGPVVLPMSGDVGSQYTPTAGWAQAITYHRDTLQDASWQGSLGVALGGDGSVATNGFWAALTMATTLKLPMLFYIEDNDLGISVKGEMQTPGGNIAKNLASFTNLFLRDGDGTDPDATARLLKECVTHVRSGAGPALVHLTLPRLSSHSGPDNQKGYRTDAEIAADQARDPLPRLREYLVPALLSEKDWSALELEVAHDVERALAAARARPAPDPAQIARHVRADDRDDVREAFGGVPRRVRRDLGGDATPREDGAMLRFAEAVRRTLWRELEVNPRVVVFGEDVGKKGGVHLVTEGLQKQFGKDRVFDTSLSEEGIIGRASGLAISGLMPVAEIQFRKYADPATEQLNNTGTMRWRTANRFAAPMVVRMPGGFGKDVGDPWHSLSDEVRFAHAYGWQVAIPSNAADAVGLLRAAMRSPDPTIFFEHRSLLMTGDGSARYPGDDYVLPFGQARVVQPGRALTLVSWGAMVHRCGDAAARFPGEVELLDLRTIAPWDRDAVLQSVTKTGRCLIVHEDNLTAGFGAEVAAYVAQEAFWHLDAPVRRLAPNDIPMPYHPVLLEAVLPDADRVAIAIEEILRA, encoded by the coding sequence ATGCCACGCACCCCCCTCGCCGGCTTCGACTGGCGTCGCATCGCCTACAACGTCCTCGTCTCCCGCGCCCTCGACGACGTCGAGGAGGCGACGAACCGGAATCGCGCGACGGTCCCCAAGGACCACGTCGTCCTCTACCAGTTCTCGGCGCGCGGCCACGACGTGGCGCAGTGCATCCTCGGCGCGATGATCGACGGCCGCCACGATGCGGCGGGCGCGTACTACCGGAGCCGGCCGCTCCTGCTCTCCCTCGGCCTCCCGCTCGACGACGCGCTCGGGTCCCCGCTCGGGCGGGCCGGCGGCTTCTCCGACGGACGCGACATCGGCGTCGTCTGCAACCTGCCGAATCCCGAGGGGCCGGTCGTCCTGCCGATGTCGGGCGACGTGGGATCACAGTACACGCCGACCGCCGGGTGGGCGCAGGCGATCACCTATCACCGCGACACGCTGCAGGACGCGAGCTGGCAGGGATCGCTCGGCGTCGCGCTCGGCGGCGACGGCTCCGTGGCGACCAACGGGTTCTGGGCCGCGCTCACGATGGCGACCACGCTCAAGCTCCCGATGCTCTTCTATATCGAGGACAACGACCTCGGCATCTCGGTGAAGGGCGAGATGCAGACGCCGGGCGGGAACATCGCGAAGAACCTCGCGTCGTTCACGAACCTGTTCCTCCGCGACGGCGACGGCACCGATCCCGACGCGACGGCCCGGCTGCTGAAGGAGTGCGTCACGCACGTGCGGAGCGGCGCCGGCCCGGCGCTCGTGCACCTCACGCTGCCGCGGCTCTCGAGCCACTCGGGCCCCGACAACCAGAAGGGCTATCGCACCGACGCCGAGATCGCCGCCGACCAGGCGCGCGATCCGCTGCCGCGCCTGCGCGAGTACCTCGTGCCCGCCCTGCTCTCCGAGAAGGACTGGTCCGCGCTCGAACTCGAGGTCGCACACGACGTGGAGCGCGCGCTCGCCGCGGCGCGCGCGCGCCCCGCCCCCGATCCGGCGCAGATCGCGCGGCATGTGCGCGCCGACGACCGCGATGACGTGCGCGAGGCGTTCGGCGGCGTCCCGCGCCGCGTGCGTCGCGACCTCGGCGGTGACGCTACGCCGCGCGAGGACGGGGCGATGCTCCGGTTCGCGGAGGCGGTGCGGCGCACGCTGTGGCGCGAACTCGAGGTGAATCCTCGCGTCGTCGTCTTCGGCGAGGACGTCGGGAAGAAGGGCGGCGTGCACCTCGTCACCGAGGGCCTGCAGAAGCAGTTCGGCAAGGACCGCGTCTTCGACACCAGCCTGTCCGAGGAGGGGATCATCGGACGCGCGTCCGGCCTCGCGATCAGCGGGTTGATGCCGGTCGCCGAGATCCAGTTCCGGAAGTACGCCGACCCGGCGACGGAGCAACTCAACAACACCGGGACGATGCGGTGGCGCACCGCGAACCGCTTCGCCGCGCCGATGGTGGTGCGGATGCCCGGCGGGTTCGGCAAGGACGTGGGCGACCCGTGGCACTCGCTGAGCGACGAGGTGCGCTTCGCGCACGCGTACGGCTGGCAGGTCGCGATCCCGTCGAACGCGGCGGATGCGGTGGGGTTGCTTCGCGCGGCGATGCGGTCGCCGGACCCGACGATCTTCTTCGAGCACCGCTCGCTGCTCATGACGGGTGACGGCAGCGCGCGTTATCCGGGTGATGACTACGTGCTGCCGTTCGGGCAGGCGCGCGTGGTGCAGCCGGGACGCGCCCTCACGCTCGTGAGCTGGGGCGCGATGGTGCATCGCTGCGGGGACGCGGCCGCGCGGTTCCCGGGCGAGGTGGAGCTGCTCGACCTGCGCACGATCGCCCCGTGGGATCGCGACGCGGTCCTCCAGTCGGTGACGAAGACGGGGCGCTGCCTCATCGTGCACGAGGACAACCTCACGGCGGGCTTCGGTGCCGAGGTCGCGGCCTACGTCGCGCAGGAGGCCTTCTGGCATCTCGACGCGCCGGTGCGGCGCCTCGCGCCGAATGACATCCCCATGCCGTACCACCCCGTGCTGCTCGAGGCGGTGCTGCCGGATGCGGACCGGGTGGCGATCGCGATCGAGGAGATACTGCGCGCGTGA
- a CDS encoding MATE family efflux transporter, producing the protein MVVEMSMESLFAVVDIMFVGRLGPTAVAVVGLTESLMIVIYTLGFGLSIGATATVARRIGEKDPDGAARTAVQVLLLGALLSGTIGLVGAIFAPQLLALMGAAPEVIAMGTGYARVMLGGSATAFLLFVINATFRGAGDPAVAMRVLIVANSINMVLDPMFIFGVGPFPELGVTGAAVATTIGRATGFCIALWMMMRGSGHLRVRREHVRVEPATMMAIIRLSTAGTFQTAIGTMSWMAMIRVVAGFGSVAMAGYTIAVRLAIFAFMPAFGLGGAAATLVGQSLGAKKPERAAEAVRVATRYDVVFMATLGLIFAVFAHRIIGIFTQDPATAAVAVRGIRIMALGFPLFGAGMVLEQAFNGAGDTWTPTWINLIVYWLIQIPLAWALAYPLGFAQDGVFVAVTVAYCVFVVVAYVLFRRGRWKLKHV; encoded by the coding sequence ATGGTCGTGGAGATGTCGATGGAGTCGCTCTTCGCCGTCGTCGACATCATGTTCGTCGGACGGCTCGGCCCCACCGCCGTCGCGGTCGTGGGGCTCACCGAGTCGTTGATGATCGTGATCTACACGCTCGGCTTCGGCCTCAGCATCGGCGCGACGGCGACGGTGGCGCGACGCATCGGCGAGAAGGATCCCGATGGCGCGGCGCGCACCGCGGTGCAGGTCCTCCTGCTCGGCGCCCTGCTCTCGGGGACCATCGGGCTCGTCGGAGCGATCTTCGCGCCGCAGCTGCTCGCGCTCATGGGCGCGGCTCCCGAGGTGATCGCGATGGGCACCGGCTACGCCCGCGTGATGCTCGGCGGCAGCGCGACGGCGTTCCTGCTGTTCGTGATCAACGCCACCTTCCGCGGCGCGGGCGACCCCGCCGTGGCGATGCGCGTGCTCATCGTCGCGAACTCGATCAACATGGTGCTCGACCCGATGTTCATCTTCGGCGTCGGCCCGTTCCCCGAGCTCGGCGTGACCGGCGCCGCGGTCGCGACGACCATCGGGCGCGCGACCGGGTTCTGCATCGCGCTCTGGATGATGATGCGCGGCAGCGGGCACCTGCGCGTGCGGCGTGAGCATGTGCGCGTGGAGCCGGCGACCATGATGGCGATCATCCGGCTCTCGACCGCAGGGACCTTCCAGACGGCGATCGGCACGATGAGCTGGATGGCGATGATCCGTGTCGTCGCCGGCTTCGGGAGCGTGGCGATGGCCGGCTACACGATCGCCGTGCGTCTCGCGATCTTCGCGTTCATGCCGGCCTTCGGTCTCGGCGGCGCCGCCGCGACGCTCGTCGGGCAGTCACTCGGCGCGAAGAAGCCCGAGCGCGCCGCCGAGGCCGTGCGGGTCGCGACCAGGTACGACGTCGTGTTCATGGCCACGCTCGGCCTGATCTTCGCGGTCTTCGCGCACCGGATCATCGGCATCTTCACGCAGGACCCGGCGACGGCGGCGGTCGCCGTGCGCGGGATCCGGATCATGGCCCTGGGGTTCCCACTCTTCGGCGCGGGGATGGTGCTCGAGCAGGCCTTCAACGGCGCCGGCGACACCTGGACGCCGACTTGGATCAACCTGATCGTGTACTGGCTGATCCAGATCCCGCTCGCGTGGGCGCTGGCCTATCCGCTGGGCTTCGCGCAGGACGGCGTCTTCGTGGCGGTGACGGTGGCGTACTGCGTGTTCGTGGTGGTGGCGTATGTGCTGTTCAGGCGCGGACGCTGGAAGCTGAAGCACGTCTGA